The sequence ACATCGATGCCGCCAACCAGACAGTCGACGCGTACCTCAGGTTGCTCGACGCGCTCGGGACCCGTGTGGAGTCAGCGGACGAGGTTCGGCCGCTGGAGGTATCGGTGAAGCTGTCGTCGCTCGGCCAGGCGCTGCCGCGCGACGGCGACAAGATCGCACGGGACAACGCCCGCGTCATCTGCGCGCGTGCCCAACAGGTCGGAGTGTGGGTGACGGTGGATGCCGAGGATCACCGCACCACCGACTCGACGCTGTCCATCGTGCGCGACTTGCGCGTCGAATTCGACTGGCTCGGCACGGCGTTGCAGGCCTACCTCAAACGCACCGAGGAAGACTGCCGCGACTTCGTGGCGGCCGGTGCGCGGATCCGGTTGTGCAAGGGCGCCTACGACGAGCCCGCTTCGGTGGCGTACCGCGACCGCGACGACGTCACCGCTTCCTATCTGCGCTGTCTGCAGATACTGATGGCCGGCGACGGCTATCCCATGGTCGCCACCCATGACCCCGTGATCGTGAACGCGGTACCCGAAGTCGCAGCCCAGAGTGGCAGGGGTACAAACGATTTCGAGTACCAGATGCTCTACGGTGTCCGCGACCCCGAACAGCGTCGCCTGGCTGACGACGGCAACCGCGTCCGCATCTATCTGCCGTTCGGCACCCAGTGGTACCCGTATTTCATGCGCCGCCTGGCTGAACGGCCGGCCAACCTCGCGTTCTTCCTACGTGCGTTGGTCGAGCGCGGACACTAGACGGGGTATGCGGCGACCGGCATCGTGACGGTGCCGCGGCACGGTCCGGAAAGGATGTCGGTGCGCCACGTTCCGAACATCGACCCGTCGACATCGGGAGCGTAGAAGACGCGGGACTGCGCAGGCGCGTACTCCCTGGGTAACCCGTCACCGCGGAAGCACTCCCACTGCCAGTTGTACGAGTACTGCCACCGCGACCCGTCCCAGGTGTAGCGGACCGGTTGGGGGATGGTCGGATTGCTCGGTGCCGGACCCTCCACGACGGTGGCGACGCACAGCCCGCTCGAACAGTCGGTGGAGAGCACATACTGGGCGCTGAAGTCCGGCTCGGCCTGCGCGGCGGCCACACTGGTGCCCATCTTCTCGGACGCGAAGGTGACGATGTGATAGCGCCCGTTCCATTGCGCGTCTGCCGCCAGGGCGGCCGGCATCGCCGAAACGCCAAGCCCTGTCGCGCAGACAAGACCGAGCAGCACGCTGGTCAAGCGACGGGCAGACATGCCCGCCAGCCTATTTGGCACGCTCGTCAAAACGCGCCATGACACGGTTGGCCGGAGGCTACGAGAGGGTCACAGATTCGTATCGGCGCACAAGCGCCCTCGCGAGTTGGTTCGTTGTCAGAATCTCGGCTTGCCGGGATATCACCTGGAACAGGCTCAAGTCGTGCGCATGCAGGTCGGCGTCGCCGGTGCAGTCGCTCAACACGATAAGCCGGTAGTCCCGATCGGCTGCTTCACGGACCGTGGTAAGAACCGCACCGCTCGTGTGGACGCCGGCGAGAATCAATGTGGTGACGCCCAGGTTGGTCAGCTGCTCGTCGAGGTTCGTCGTCGAGAACACGCCCAGCCTGGTCTTGCGCAGAGCGATGTCCTCGTCGAGGATCGCGATCGCGGGATGCAGGTCGGTGCTCGGCATCCCGTTACGGAAGCGCCTGTCTTGTCGCCACTTTGAGGCTTCGGAGTTGGTTGACGGGATCGCGAGGTAGTCGAGTTCGTCCAAGGCTGTCCGGACGAAGGCCAGATGACCACCGTGGCGGCGGACCGCGTCGACCGCCGCGTTCGTCCGGAACAGCAGGTCGTCGGCATCCGCGACGCCATCCAATGCCTCTGGTTGACAGTCGATCACCACCAGTGCGCACTGGCTGGCGTCGATACCGTCGATCCAGGCGGGGGAGTGGGTCCGAACCAGAGACCGAGCCGGTCGCGATCGCCAGGTTCGCCATACCGCGGTGCCACGCATGAGTTTCCCTTTCGGAGGGGCCTTCTGTCAGGACGCTGAGAGTTCAGGTCCATTCCATCGGGTCGTGATCAGACGGACAACGGAGCGGAATTCAGATGATGACCGGTATATCCGTACCGTCGATCAGCGCGCGGTCCAGCCGCCGTCGACGGCGAGGACCTGTCCGGTGATGAAAGATCCCGCGTCGCTGGCCAGTAGTAGCAGCGCGCCGCACAGCTCGCCGGCCCGGCCGGCGCGTGCCATCGGGGTGTTACGCCTGATATAGGCACCGCCGGCGTCATCGTCGAGCAAGTCGGTGGTGAGTTCGCTGGGGAAGAAGCCCGGCGCCAGGGCGTTGACGCGCACATTGTGCCGCGCCCATTGCACAGCCAGCTCGCGGGTGAGGTTGATCAACCCGCCCTTGGACGCGCAGTAGGCGGCCTGTCGGTTGGGCGCCGCGGCGACCAGCCCGAGGATCGAGGCGACGTTGATGATGCTGCCGCGACCACGTTCGATCATGGTCCGGCCGACGAGCTGGGTGAGTTGGAACGCGCCAATCAGGTTGACGCCCAACACGTATTGGAAGTCGTCGAGATTCTCGTCTTCCGCCCGTGCGGGTACGCTCGTTCCGGCGTTGTTGACCAGGATGTCGACCGCACCCACACGCTGCTGCACCTCGTCGTGCGCGACTTTCACGGCGACGGGATCGGCGACGTCGCAGGACACGGCGGTCAGCTCGGGGTTCGCATCGCACAGGGCTTGGAGGCGGTCGGCACGGCGCGCGGCGACGACCACTTTCGCTCCTGCGGCCTGTAGCGCCAGCGCGAACTGTACGCCCAACCCGCTCGAAGCGCCGGTGACCAGCGCGGTGCGGCCGGAGAGATCGAACATCCGATCGGGTGGTAGCGCAGCGGGGAGCTCGACGATGGATGTTTGAACGGTCATCGAAATCAGTTGTCGCCCTTCATCTCTATGGCTATATCGATCCACGACTGCATTGGTAGGCCGGCAAGGGCCACCGCGGTATCGCCGAGCACGGCGCGGCCCATGACGAGAGCTCGGGTGGCGCAGCCGGCGTTATCGGCCGCGATCACCAGGGCGTCCGGTGACTCGCTGAACGTGCCACCGGGAAGGAAGGAGGCGTAACCGTGCGCGACGGCGGCCGCCGCGACGGCCAGACTGGTTGCGAGCTCGGGAGTTACGCCGGGAATCTCAGAGGCCGGGCCGAGAAATGCCTCGACGACAGGTCGCGCGGGCTCGGTCAGCCTGGTGTTGGTCCCCATGAAGACCTCCTTGGCGAAGAGGACCTCGAACAACGCCGGCTGCAGCGCGGCGAACTCGACATAGGCGCGGGCTGCACGCACCAATCGCTCGGTTGGATCCTTCTCGGTGCCGACCACGGAGGTGATGTGCGCCGCGAGTACCTCGCATGCTCGGACGGCGATCTCGGTGAGGAGGTCCTTGCGGTCGGCGAAGTGGCGGTATGGCGCGCCGGGGCTCACGTCGAGCCGTCGGCACGCTTCGGCGATCGAGAAGGTTGCGACGCCATCGCGGCTGATGAGCTCCACCGAGACGTCGATGAGTGCATCCCGCAAATTCCCGTGGTGGTATGAGCGGCGCTTCGAGTCGCTCGGTTGTCCGGTTGTGTCGCTGACCACCCCTGAATGTTAATGGCAATCACATTGCCCGGCAACCCTGACCGGACCTCGCGGACAGGGTGTCTTGCATCACATGTGAGAGTCACTTACAATCCGCGATGTAAGAACCCGTTACATCAGCACCGATGCCAGGAGGTCCCATGGGCAAGCCGGAAACGTCACTGGTCAGATCGCTCCAGCGCGGGCTGCAGATCATGAACATGGTCGCCGCCGAAGGCCCGGTGAACGCGAAAACCGTCGCTCGCGCGGTGGGGGTCCAGTTGCCGACGGCCTACCACCTGCTTCGGACGCTGATCCACGACAAATATCTTGTACGCCTCGACGACGGCACCTACGTGCTCGGTGAGATGTGTCGGGCCGACTTGCCGGCCGCTCGCGCGGTCAGCGGTCGCGACGTCCTGGCCGAGTGCAGCTAACACATGACGACCGAATCGGCAGGCTCGCCGACCCTGATTCAGAGCCTCCAACGCGGCATGCGTCTGGTGGAGGCTGTCGCCGAACACAGCGCGCTGACTGCGCGTGAACTCAGTGACCGCACCGGCATCGTGCTGCCGACCACCTATCACCTGCTGCGCACCCTCGTGCACGAAGGGTATCTGCAGCGGTCCGCCGACGGTCGGTACTCGCTGGGAGATCAAATGACCTCGGTCACCCAACTGGAAACCCGGGCCCGCAGTCTGCGGATGGTCCGCGCGGCGATGACTGAGCTCGCCGCACAGGCCCGCGGTGATGTGACCCTCGGCATGCTCCGCGGGGCCGACATCGTGGTGACCGACTTCGTGGCGGGTCCGTGTCCGCAACGGTTCGAATGCTGGCCGGGACTGATCATTCCGGGGCATGCCACCGCGATCGGCAAGAACATCTTGTCCCGGCTGCCCGGGCAGCGACGCGAACACTATCTCGCGACCCATCCGCTCGATGCGCTCACCACGCACACGGTTACGACGAGCTGGCGGCTGGAGCAAGAGCTCACACCCGTTGCCGTAAACCACAGCGACCAGCAATATCACTACGGAATAACCTGTGCCGCAACGGCTGTGCACGATGGTATCCAGTACCGCGCACTGGGCATCGCGTTCGGCTCCAATAGGGCGGCACGCGCCGTCGCACGGGTCGATGAGCTGATCGGCCAGGCGGCCGCACAGATCTCCGACGCGATGCTTCTCTCCGCGGCCGGCGACGACGCCGCCGTCGCCATCTGAAATAGCTCTGCTTGTCGCAAGCCCCGGTGCCGCAGTTCACTCGACAAGGGGCTGGTTTGCCCGACTTCGAGTGATGAACGGAGACGGAGTTGCAGTGCGCGACAACATGATCAAGAGTGAGTCCACCGTCGTCGGCTTGCTCCGGAAGTGTGTCGAAGACCACCCCGACTCCCGGTACCTCGACATCGCCGGAGATACCTACACGTACGCCCAGGTGTGGGAGAGGGCCCGCGATTTCGCCGGCATCCTGCACTCGTGCGGTGTGCGCCGGGGCCAGACGGTGGTGAGCATGCAAGACACCCACATCGACGCCGTCGCATCGTGGTTCGGCGCCAACATGCTCGGGGCGGTGTGGGTCGGAACGAACACGGCACTGCGCGGAGAGTTCCTTCGGCATGTCCTCGCCGACACCGGTGCCGCGGTGGTGGTCGCCGAACCGGACCTGATCGACCGAATCGTCGCGATCGGCCCAGAGTTGTGCCACGTCGATCTGGTCCTGCAACGCGGATGTGAACCACCCCGGGTTTCGCCGGACCTGCGGGTGGAGGGTCTCGACGATTATCGCGGGCGGCCGGCGCCGGAGCCGTACCTCGGCACCGCCGACGACCTCATGTGCCTGACGTATACGGGCGGCACGACCGGCCCCTCGAAGGGCTGCATGATCACTCACGGTTATGCGATCAACATCGCTCGATGCGGACTCATCCAGACTCAACGGCGCAGTGACGAGGTGAACTGGAATCCGCTGCCGATGTTTCACCTCAATGTGCTGTCGATGACCCTGATCGCGACCATGTTGATCGGCGGGAGTGCGGCCCTGGCGCAACGGTTTTCCGCATCCCGGTTCTGGCCGGAAATCGAGCGGACAGGTGCGCGCGTCGTCAACCTGATCGGTGGGCTGCCCGCCATCATCGCCCAGCTTCCGGACACCCCCGAGATGGCCCGCTGCTTCGGCCAGATCCGCATGGTACACGCGGTGCCCTTCCCGGAAACCCTGCAGCAGGTGTGGCGGGAGCGGTTCGGCGTGAAGACGCCTGGTGCGAAGGGCTACGGCATGACCGAAGTCTTCCCCATCACCTACCAGGCGCCGGACGAGCAAGCGCCGGCGGAATCGGCAGGCCGGGTCAATCCGGATCTGGAGGTGCGCATCGTCGACGACCACGACAACGAGGTCAAGACCGGTGAGGTCGGCGAAGTGGTGTGTCGACCACGGCGCAGCAATGTGATGTTCCAGGGGTACTGGCGTCGGCCGCAGGCCACCGTGGATGCCACCCGCAACCTCTGGTTTCACACCGGGGATCTAGGCCGCTTCGACGCGGCCGGCTACTTCTACTTCGCTGACCGCAAGAACGACTATCTCCGCAGGCGCGGTGAGAACATCTCCAGCCAGGAACTCGAGGCCACGTTCCTGGCGCACGACGACATTGTGGCCGTTGCGGTGCACGCCGTGCCCTCCGAGTTGACCGAGGATGACGTCAAGATCACCGCAGTGCTGCGCCGGGGTGCCCGGCTCACCCCGGACGAACTCTTCGAATGGTGCAAGGAGCGAGTGCCGTATTTCGCGCTGCCGCGGTACATCGAGTTCCGCGACGGCTTACCCGTGAGCCCGCTGGGCCGGGTGCACAAACACCTCCTGCGGGACCAGGGTTGCACGCCGACGACCTGGGACCGTGACGCCGCAGGCGCGTCATGGGAGCGACGATGAGCGACCAGTTCGCGGCGTCAGCGCCCAGACAGCGCGATCAGTGCGCGATCGTCGGCGTCGGCACCACGGACTACAGCTTCAACTCCGGACGGTCCACCCTGACGTTGGCCGCTCAGGCCGGCAGCGCCGCCATCGCCGACGCCGGGCTCGAACCCGCGGACATCGACGGCATCGTGCGATGCGAGATGGACGAAGTGCTGCATGCCGATCTGGCCGCGACGCTCGGCCTGCCCAACGTCGCCTTCTGGGCCGCGGGCAGCTGGGCCGGTGCCGCGCCGTGCGGCATGGTCGGGTTGGCCGTCAGCGCGATCTGCGCTGGACAGGCCAACAACGTGTTGGTGTTCCGGTCGCTCAACGGACGGTCGGGCCGCCGGTTCGGGCGCGAATGGGCCAGCGGTGACGCCGTCGGGGGAGGGGGCTCGTATCTTGAGTTTCTCGCTCCGTACGGGCTGCAGTCACCCGGCATGGCCTATGCGCTGTTCGCCCGCAAACACATGCTCGACTTCGGAACCACCAGTGAGCACCTCGGCCACATCGCCGTCACCTGCCATCGGCGCGCGAACGAGAACCCGGCCGCCCAACGCTACGGGCGTCCCCTGTCCATGGCGACCTACCTGCAATCGCGAATGATCGCTGATCCGCTGCGCCGCTTCGATTTCTGCTTGGAAACCGATGGTGCGGCCGCGGTCGTCGTCTCCGCGGCCGAGCGGGCTCGCGATCTCGCCAAGCCCACCGTATTGATTCGAGCAGTGGCCCAGGGTGACGAATCGACGCCACGCCAGGGCGGGCTATGGGGCAA comes from Mycolicibacterium pulveris and encodes:
- a CDS encoding proline dehydrogenase family protein, with product MGVFERVARPAILAAGHSERLRRNAERLPVAREVVHRFIAGETVEYALDTVAHLRNSGRMVSVDYLGEDVTDIDAANQTVDAYLRLLDALGTRVESADEVRPLEVSVKLSSLGQALPRDGDKIARDNARVICARAQQVGVWVTVDAEDHRTTDSTLSIVRDLRVEFDWLGTALQAYLKRTEEDCRDFVAAGARIRLCKGAYDEPASVAYRDRDDVTASYLRCLQILMAGDGYPMVATHDPVIVNAVPEVAAQSGRGTNDFEYQMLYGVRDPEQRRLADDGNRVRIYLPFGTQWYPYFMRRLAERPANLAFFLRALVERGH
- a CDS encoding Rv2253 family sensor-like surface protein, with translation MSARRLTSVLLGLVCATGLGVSAMPAALAADAQWNGRYHIVTFASEKMGTSVAAAQAEPDFSAQYVLSTDCSSGLCVATVVEGPAPSNPTIPQPVRYTWDGSRWQYSYNWQWECFRGDGLPREYAPAQSRVFYAPDVDGSMFGTWRTDILSGPCRGTVTMPVAAYPV
- a CDS encoding cysteine hydrolase, with the translated sequence MRGTAVWRTWRSRPARSLVRTHSPAWIDGIDASQCALVVIDCQPEALDGVADADDLLFRTNAAVDAVRRHGGHLAFVRTALDELDYLAIPSTNSEASKWRQDRRFRNGMPSTDLHPAIAILDEDIALRKTRLGVFSTTNLDEQLTNLGVTTLILAGVHTSGAVLTTVREAADRDYRLIVLSDCTGDADLHAHDLSLFQVISRQAEILTTNQLARALVRRYESVTLS
- a CDS encoding SDR family oxidoreductase; translated protein: MTVQTSIVELPAALPPDRMFDLSGRTALVTGASSGLGVQFALALQAAGAKVVVAARRADRLQALCDANPELTAVSCDVADPVAVKVAHDEVQQRVGAVDILVNNAGTSVPARAEDENLDDFQYVLGVNLIGAFQLTQLVGRTMIERGRGSIINVASILGLVAAAPNRQAAYCASKGGLINLTRELAVQWARHNVRVNALAPGFFPSELTTDLLDDDAGGAYIRRNTPMARAGRAGELCGALLLLASDAGSFITGQVLAVDGGWTAR
- a CDS encoding TetR/AcrR family transcriptional regulator, which translates into the protein MVSDTTGQPSDSKRRSYHHGNLRDALIDVSVELISRDGVATFSIAEACRRLDVSPGAPYRHFADRKDLLTEIAVRACEVLAAHITSVVGTEKDPTERLVRAARAYVEFAALQPALFEVLFAKEVFMGTNTRLTEPARPVVEAFLGPASEIPGVTPELATSLAVAAAAVAHGYASFLPGGTFSESPDALVIAADNAGCATRALVMGRAVLGDTAVALAGLPMQSWIDIAIEMKGDN
- a CDS encoding helix-turn-helix domain-containing protein; this translates as MGKPETSLVRSLQRGLQIMNMVAAEGPVNAKTVARAVGVQLPTAYHLLRTLIHDKYLVRLDDGTYVLGEMCRADLPAARAVSGRDVLAECS
- a CDS encoding IclR family transcriptional regulator; translated protein: MTTESAGSPTLIQSLQRGMRLVEAVAEHSALTARELSDRTGIVLPTTYHLLRTLVHEGYLQRSADGRYSLGDQMTSVTQLETRARSLRMVRAAMTELAAQARGDVTLGMLRGADIVVTDFVAGPCPQRFECWPGLIIPGHATAIGKNILSRLPGQRREHYLATHPLDALTTHTVTTSWRLEQELTPVAVNHSDQQYHYGITCAATAVHDGIQYRALGIAFGSNRAARAVARVDELIGQAAAQISDAMLLSAAGDDAAVAI
- a CDS encoding AMP-binding protein; translation: MRDNMIKSESTVVGLLRKCVEDHPDSRYLDIAGDTYTYAQVWERARDFAGILHSCGVRRGQTVVSMQDTHIDAVASWFGANMLGAVWVGTNTALRGEFLRHVLADTGAAVVVAEPDLIDRIVAIGPELCHVDLVLQRGCEPPRVSPDLRVEGLDDYRGRPAPEPYLGTADDLMCLTYTGGTTGPSKGCMITHGYAINIARCGLIQTQRRSDEVNWNPLPMFHLNVLSMTLIATMLIGGSAALAQRFSASRFWPEIERTGARVVNLIGGLPAIIAQLPDTPEMARCFGQIRMVHAVPFPETLQQVWRERFGVKTPGAKGYGMTEVFPITYQAPDEQAPAESAGRVNPDLEVRIVDDHDNEVKTGEVGEVVCRPRRSNVMFQGYWRRPQATVDATRNLWFHTGDLGRFDAAGYFYFADRKNDYLRRRGENISSQELEATFLAHDDIVAVAVHAVPSELTEDDVKITAVLRRGARLTPDELFEWCKERVPYFALPRYIEFRDGLPVSPLGRVHKHLLRDQGCTPTTWDRDAAGASWERR
- a CDS encoding thiolase C-terminal domain-containing protein gives rise to the protein MSDQFAASAPRQRDQCAIVGVGTTDYSFNSGRSTLTLAAQAGSAAIADAGLEPADIDGIVRCEMDEVLHADLAATLGLPNVAFWAAGSWAGAAPCGMVGLAVSAICAGQANNVLVFRSLNGRSGRRFGREWASGDAVGGGGSYLEFLAPYGLQSPGMAYALFARKHMLDFGTTSEHLGHIAVTCHRRANENPAAQRYGRPLSMATYLQSRMIADPLRRFDFCLETDGAAAVVVSAAERARDLAKPTVLIRAVAQGDESTPRQGGLWGNLLTGPLTNASSTLAKRLYRLAGLGPHDIDVAQFYDCFTITVLMQLEDYGFCKRGEGGPFAASGALDIDGTLPINTSGGNLADGYIHGLSHIVEGVRQLRGESTAPVAGAETCLVTSGMPGPGSSALILRRDQ